A region of the Fibrobacter sp. genome:
CCATTTGCAATCGCCCATGGAAGAAAAATACCAACCGTGATTCGGATAGTACTTGGCCAAATTATTGAGACTATCTCCGTCTTCAAAATCTTCGAATGTGAAAATTCCCGCACTATCCAATTGAACGGTATCCGGCTCCGAAATTGCAGAAGTCAAAACCGTATCCAGAGTTACACCTGCATCAAGACTCATTTCGACAATTGCAGAGTCCCCAAGCAGCAAATCAAACTTTCCTGCAGGAACGTGGGCGAAAACAAATGCGCCGTCTCGCCACAAAGCCATATACGGAGTTTCCGCCAACACCATCTGGAGAGAGGCAGCCTCAGCACTGTCCATACGAACAACAACAGATGCAGACGGTTCCAGCACAAGTTCTTTTTGCGTAGAATCAAAGTTATTCCAAACCATGAGGGCGGAATCACTGCCTGCTATCCCTTCTAGATAACACTCTTCGACGGGGACTTTCACGTATGCGACTCCGGAGTCATCCGTCGTTGCTGATTCCAGTTTGTTCAAAGTTTCCTTGGAATAAAGGTTCACACGGGCATGGGCCAAGGGTTTCTGCCGCGCGTCAGCCACATGCAAGGCAATACCATTAGTCGTTTCACTAGTGGCGCCAGACATATCTGATCCAGAGCCTGAGCAGGCCCAAATCAGCAAGGTCGATATTAATGCCGTTAGCAGTCGTTTCATGACCGAACCTTTTTCATCATGGGGAACATCTGAAAATTTAATTGATAAACACTATCGCATTGTTCAGCCGGCATGGAATTCACCACGTTCACGATGGATTTACGAGCATCCGCCAAAATTCCACGGATTTTTTCAATTTGCGAGGAATCCAACGCCATAGTCAAGGTGCTAATGTCGCGATTTTCCTTGGGAATATTTTCAATAGACTGCCGACCCAATTCCGTCACGGTTTTCTGATATTCACTGATAGACGCGCTGAGCCAGTGATCCTGCGTGCGAACGTGAGCATCCGAAGGAACAATACGACCTTGTTCGTTTCTTTTTGCAAGTTCCAACTGAAGGAGAGCTTCCACCGACGTCACAATTTGCGCTGCAGTAAGCTTTGGAATGCAGGAATTTCCTAGCGACACAGCATCCTGTTCGCCTCTATATTCATAAACATCCAAAGCAGAACGTACCATCGGATAATACCACTGCTGGAAATAGCGGTAGCGTGCCTCATCCAGCATACGGCAACGGGATGGACGCATTTTCTGTAAGGTTTCAAAATGCTTTCGGATTGCATCAGGTGTCTTAGCTTTTCCATAAGCAACCATCTCCCGGAAATACTCCGATTTGCCATCCTTGAAATTAAAGAATGCAACAAACGTATTTACAGAAGTATCAGACAAGTGGCGTTTCGATCGCAAAATTTTCACGAGAAGGCTTGCATCTATGTCCACAGCTGTTGCAAAAACTCGATAGCTAAAAGTCGGATCAAGAGATTTTTCCAAGTCATAGAAATCCCGCAAAAAAAGCCGGTAATCCAGATAATCATAGATGTTGATTTTATTTCTGGCAAACATATATAGCCTCTACAATATGGATT
Encoded here:
- a CDS encoding TIGR02147 family protein; protein product: MFARNKINIYDYLDYRLFLRDFYDLEKSLDPTFSYRVFATAVDIDASLLVKILRSKRHLSDTSVNTFVAFFNFKDGKSEYFREMVAYGKAKTPDAIRKHFETLQKMRPSRCRMLDEARYRYFQQWYYPMVRSALDVYEYRGEQDAVSLGNSCIPKLTAAQIVTSVEALLQLELAKRNEQGRIVPSDAHVRTQDHWLSASISEYQKTVTELGRQSIENIPKENRDISTLTMALDSSQIEKIRGILADARKSIVNVVNSMPAEQCDSVYQLNFQMFPMMKKVRS